The genomic window CTCGACCGGCAAGCAGAGCGAACATGATTTCCTCAAGAGCCTGGGCGCCGCCGAAGTCATCAGCCGTGAGGCGGTGACCGAGAACTGCGAGCGGCCGATGTTGTCCGAACGCTGGGCGGGGGCGGTCGATTGTGTCGGTGGCACCACCCTGGCGGCGGTTCTCAAGGCGACCTGCGCCGGCGGCAGTGTCGCCTGTTGCGGTCTGGTCGGATCACCCGACCTGCCGATCAATGTTTTCCCCTTCATTCTGCGCGGCGTCAGCCTGTTCGGTATCGATTCGGCCGAATGTGACGATCAGCGCCGCGCTCGGGTCTGGACAAATCTCGCCGGAGAATGGAGGCCGGCCCGGCTCGGCGAGTTGAGCCGCGAGGTCGGGCTTGACGGACTGGGCGCGGAAATCGACAAGATGCTCAAGGGAGAGTCTCACGGCCGGGTGCTGGTGAATCTCGATCTGTAGTCTGAATCAGGTTAATAAAAAAGCCCCGGAGCATCTGCTCCGGGGCTTTTTGTTCGACCTATGCTTTGTCAACGCTCAGATTTTGCGCACGCCGCTGGCCTGAGGGCCTTTCTGCCCTTCGGTGACATCAAAGCTCACGCGCTCGTTTTCGGCGAGAGTCTTGAAGCCGTCACCTTCGATCTGGGAAAAGTGAACGAAAACGTCCGGGCCATTGTCCTGCTCGATGAAACCGAAACCCTTCGCTTCGTTGAACCACTTCACGGTACCTTCAGCCATTGTGAATCTCCTTGTGTCCCGTTCCGGGACATTTTCTTTGCGGTGCGGCCTTGCGTTGCTGATAAATAAAAACCGCCCAGCCAAGAAGGTCTGCGCGGTCGATTCCTCATCGA from Geothermobacter hydrogeniphilus includes these protein-coding regions:
- a CDS encoding cold-shock protein, which gives rise to MAEGTVKWFNEAKGFGFIEQDNGPDVFVHFSQIEGDGFKTLAENERVSFDVTEGQKGPQASGVRKI